A section of the Hevea brasiliensis isolate MT/VB/25A 57/8 chromosome 17, ASM3005281v1, whole genome shotgun sequence genome encodes:
- the LOC110639734 gene encoding uncharacterized protein LOC110639734 isoform X1 has product MDIEEEIRSLQLDSAEENNGVIKAEDAKTEEVEKLDRMEEDSKDDVNLNSTEVQAESKVKDKEVSALVDVETPDEMEEDNRKRHLNVVSIGHVDAGKSTIGGQILLLSGQVDDRTIQKYEKEAKEKSRESWYMAYIMDTNEEERIKGITVEVGRAHFETETTRFTILDAPGHKSYVPNMISGASQADIGILVIAARKGEFETGYERGGQTREHVQLAKTLGVSKLLVVVNKMDDPTVNWSKERYDEIEAKMIPFLRSSGYNVKKDVQFLPISGLLGANMKTRVEKSVCPWWNGPCLFEALDAIEVPPRDPKGPFRMPIIDKFKDMGTVVMGRAESGTVTEGDSLLVMPNKTRVKVVAVYCDENKVRRAGPGENLRVRLSGIDDEDILAGFVMSSVAKPIASVTEFVAQLQILELLDNAIFTAGYKAVLHIHSVVEECEIVELLKQIDPKTKKPMKKKVLFVKNGAVIVCRVQVNNLICIEKFTDFPQLGRFTLRTEGKTVAVGKVIDLSSGSTF; this is encoded by the exons ATGG ATATTGAGGAGGAGATTCGCTCATTGCAGCTTGACTCTGCAG AAGAGAATAATGGAGTGATTAAGGCAGAAGATGCGAAGACGGAAGAAGTAGAGAAGTTGGAtagaatggaggaag ATTCCAAAGATGATGTTAATCTGAACTCTACAGAAGTGCAGGCTGAGTCAAAAG TGAAAGATAAGGAAGTATCTGCACTGGTAGATGTTGAAACGCCAGACGAGATGGAAGAAGACAATAGGAAGCGGCACCTGAATGTGGTTTCTATTGGCCATGTTG ATGCTGGCAAGTCCACAATTGGAGGTCAGATACTTTTGCTCAGTGGTCAGGTTGATGATcgtacaatccaaaaatatgagAAAGAAGCTAAGGAAAAGAGTAGAGAAAGCTG GTACATGGCATATATTATGGATACTAATGAAGAGGAAAGGATTAAG GGTATAACAGTTGAAGTTGGAAGAGCACATTTTGAAACAGAGACAACTAGATTTACAATTTTAGATGCACCA GGTCACAAGAGTTATGTTCCTAATATGATTAGTGGAGCATCTCAAGCTGATATTGGTATATTG GTGATTGCTGCTCGGAAAGGAGAATTTGAAACTGGGTATGAGAGAGGTGGGCAGACCCGTGAGCATGTTCAGCTGGCAAAGACATTGGGGGTGTCTAAGCTTCTTGTTGTTGTAAATAAAATGGATGATCCCACTGTAAACTGGTCAAAGGAAAG GTATGATGAAATTGAAGCAAAGATGATACCATTTCTGAGGTCTTCAGGCTACAATGTGAAGAAAG ATGTCCAGTTCCTGCCAATATCTGGTTTGCTTGGTGCAAACATGAAAACCAGAGTGGAAAAAAGCGTGTGTCCATGGTGGAATGGCCCCTGTCTTTTCGAAGCTCTTGATGCCATTGAAGTTCCTCCACGGGATCCAAAAGGTCCTTTCAG GATGCCTATTATTGACAAATTTAAAGATATGGGAACTGTAGTCATGGGCAGAGCAGAATCTGGTACTGTGACTGAGGGTGATTCCTTGCTGGTCATGCCAAATAAG ACTCGGGTGAAAGTTGTTGCTGTATATTGTGATGAAAACAAAGTTAGACGTGCAGGGCCTGGAGAAAATCTTCGTGTTAGGTTATCTGGGATTGATGACGAGGATATATTGGCAGGTTTTGTCATGTCTAGTGTTG CAAAGCCAATAGCCTCGGTTACAGAATTTGTTGCTCAGTTGCAGATCCTCGAATTGCTGGACAAT GCAATTTTTACAGCTGGCTATAAAGCTGTTTTGCATATTCATTCTGTAGTTGAGGAATGTGAGATTGTTGAACTACTAAAACAAATTGATCCGAAGACAAAGAAACCTATGAAAAAGAAAGTTCTCTTTGTGAAGAATGGTGCTGTTATTGTGTGCCGCGTTCAG GTAAATAACTTGATATGCATTGAGAAGTTTACAGATTTTCCTCAACTCGGCAGGTTTACTCTTCGTACTGAGG GGAAAACGGTTGCAGTGGGGAAAGTGATTGACCTTTCTTCTGGTTCTACTTTTTAA
- the LOC110639734 gene encoding uncharacterized protein LOC110639734 isoform X2: protein MDIEEEIRSLQLDSAEENNGVIKAEDAKTEEVEKLDRMEEDSKDDVNLNSTEVQAESKVKDKEVSALVDVETPDEMEEDNRKRHLNVVSIGHVDAGKSTIGGQILLLSGQVDDRTIQKYEKEAKEKSRESWYMAYIMDTNEEERIKGHKSYVPNMISGASQADIGILVIAARKGEFETGYERGGQTREHVQLAKTLGVSKLLVVVNKMDDPTVNWSKERYDEIEAKMIPFLRSSGYNVKKDVQFLPISGLLGANMKTRVEKSVCPWWNGPCLFEALDAIEVPPRDPKGPFRMPIIDKFKDMGTVVMGRAESGTVTEGDSLLVMPNKTRVKVVAVYCDENKVRRAGPGENLRVRLSGIDDEDILAGFVMSSVAKPIASVTEFVAQLQILELLDNAIFTAGYKAVLHIHSVVEECEIVELLKQIDPKTKKPMKKKVLFVKNGAVIVCRVQVNNLICIEKFTDFPQLGRFTLRTEGKTVAVGKVIDLSSGSTF, encoded by the exons ATGG ATATTGAGGAGGAGATTCGCTCATTGCAGCTTGACTCTGCAG AAGAGAATAATGGAGTGATTAAGGCAGAAGATGCGAAGACGGAAGAAGTAGAGAAGTTGGAtagaatggaggaag ATTCCAAAGATGATGTTAATCTGAACTCTACAGAAGTGCAGGCTGAGTCAAAAG TGAAAGATAAGGAAGTATCTGCACTGGTAGATGTTGAAACGCCAGACGAGATGGAAGAAGACAATAGGAAGCGGCACCTGAATGTGGTTTCTATTGGCCATGTTG ATGCTGGCAAGTCCACAATTGGAGGTCAGATACTTTTGCTCAGTGGTCAGGTTGATGATcgtacaatccaaaaatatgagAAAGAAGCTAAGGAAAAGAGTAGAGAAAGCTG GTACATGGCATATATTATGGATACTAATGAAGAGGAAAGGATTAAG GGTCACAAGAGTTATGTTCCTAATATGATTAGTGGAGCATCTCAAGCTGATATTGGTATATTG GTGATTGCTGCTCGGAAAGGAGAATTTGAAACTGGGTATGAGAGAGGTGGGCAGACCCGTGAGCATGTTCAGCTGGCAAAGACATTGGGGGTGTCTAAGCTTCTTGTTGTTGTAAATAAAATGGATGATCCCACTGTAAACTGGTCAAAGGAAAG GTATGATGAAATTGAAGCAAAGATGATACCATTTCTGAGGTCTTCAGGCTACAATGTGAAGAAAG ATGTCCAGTTCCTGCCAATATCTGGTTTGCTTGGTGCAAACATGAAAACCAGAGTGGAAAAAAGCGTGTGTCCATGGTGGAATGGCCCCTGTCTTTTCGAAGCTCTTGATGCCATTGAAGTTCCTCCACGGGATCCAAAAGGTCCTTTCAG GATGCCTATTATTGACAAATTTAAAGATATGGGAACTGTAGTCATGGGCAGAGCAGAATCTGGTACTGTGACTGAGGGTGATTCCTTGCTGGTCATGCCAAATAAG ACTCGGGTGAAAGTTGTTGCTGTATATTGTGATGAAAACAAAGTTAGACGTGCAGGGCCTGGAGAAAATCTTCGTGTTAGGTTATCTGGGATTGATGACGAGGATATATTGGCAGGTTTTGTCATGTCTAGTGTTG CAAAGCCAATAGCCTCGGTTACAGAATTTGTTGCTCAGTTGCAGATCCTCGAATTGCTGGACAAT GCAATTTTTACAGCTGGCTATAAAGCTGTTTTGCATATTCATTCTGTAGTTGAGGAATGTGAGATTGTTGAACTACTAAAACAAATTGATCCGAAGACAAAGAAACCTATGAAAAAGAAAGTTCTCTTTGTGAAGAATGGTGCTGTTATTGTGTGCCGCGTTCAG GTAAATAACTTGATATGCATTGAGAAGTTTACAGATTTTCCTCAACTCGGCAGGTTTACTCTTCGTACTGAGG GGAAAACGGTTGCAGTGGGGAAAGTGATTGACCTTTCTTCTGGTTCTACTTTTTAA
- the LOC110639734 gene encoding uncharacterized protein LOC110639734 isoform X4, with product MEEDNRKRHLNVVSIGHVDAGKSTIGGQILLLSGQVDDRTIQKYEKEAKEKSRESWYMAYIMDTNEEERIKGITVEVGRAHFETETTRFTILDAPGHKSYVPNMISGASQADIGILVIAARKGEFETGYERGGQTREHVQLAKTLGVSKLLVVVNKMDDPTVNWSKERYDEIEAKMIPFLRSSGYNVKKDVQFLPISGLLGANMKTRVEKSVCPWWNGPCLFEALDAIEVPPRDPKGPFRMPIIDKFKDMGTVVMGRAESGTVTEGDSLLVMPNKTRVKVVAVYCDENKVRRAGPGENLRVRLSGIDDEDILAGFVMSSVAKPIASVTEFVAQLQILELLDNAIFTAGYKAVLHIHSVVEECEIVELLKQIDPKTKKPMKKKVLFVKNGAVIVCRVQVNNLICIEKFTDFPQLGRFTLRTEGKTVAVGKVIDLSSGSTF from the exons ATGGAAGAAGACAATAGGAAGCGGCACCTGAATGTGGTTTCTATTGGCCATGTTG ATGCTGGCAAGTCCACAATTGGAGGTCAGATACTTTTGCTCAGTGGTCAGGTTGATGATcgtacaatccaaaaatatgagAAAGAAGCTAAGGAAAAGAGTAGAGAAAGCTG GTACATGGCATATATTATGGATACTAATGAAGAGGAAAGGATTAAG GGTATAACAGTTGAAGTTGGAAGAGCACATTTTGAAACAGAGACAACTAGATTTACAATTTTAGATGCACCA GGTCACAAGAGTTATGTTCCTAATATGATTAGTGGAGCATCTCAAGCTGATATTGGTATATTG GTGATTGCTGCTCGGAAAGGAGAATTTGAAACTGGGTATGAGAGAGGTGGGCAGACCCGTGAGCATGTTCAGCTGGCAAAGACATTGGGGGTGTCTAAGCTTCTTGTTGTTGTAAATAAAATGGATGATCCCACTGTAAACTGGTCAAAGGAAAG GTATGATGAAATTGAAGCAAAGATGATACCATTTCTGAGGTCTTCAGGCTACAATGTGAAGAAAG ATGTCCAGTTCCTGCCAATATCTGGTTTGCTTGGTGCAAACATGAAAACCAGAGTGGAAAAAAGCGTGTGTCCATGGTGGAATGGCCCCTGTCTTTTCGAAGCTCTTGATGCCATTGAAGTTCCTCCACGGGATCCAAAAGGTCCTTTCAG GATGCCTATTATTGACAAATTTAAAGATATGGGAACTGTAGTCATGGGCAGAGCAGAATCTGGTACTGTGACTGAGGGTGATTCCTTGCTGGTCATGCCAAATAAG ACTCGGGTGAAAGTTGTTGCTGTATATTGTGATGAAAACAAAGTTAGACGTGCAGGGCCTGGAGAAAATCTTCGTGTTAGGTTATCTGGGATTGATGACGAGGATATATTGGCAGGTTTTGTCATGTCTAGTGTTG CAAAGCCAATAGCCTCGGTTACAGAATTTGTTGCTCAGTTGCAGATCCTCGAATTGCTGGACAAT GCAATTTTTACAGCTGGCTATAAAGCTGTTTTGCATATTCATTCTGTAGTTGAGGAATGTGAGATTGTTGAACTACTAAAACAAATTGATCCGAAGACAAAGAAACCTATGAAAAAGAAAGTTCTCTTTGTGAAGAATGGTGCTGTTATTGTGTGCCGCGTTCAG GTAAATAACTTGATATGCATTGAGAAGTTTACAGATTTTCCTCAACTCGGCAGGTTTACTCTTCGTACTGAGG GGAAAACGGTTGCAGTGGGGAAAGTGATTGACCTTTCTTCTGGTTCTACTTTTTAA
- the LOC110639734 gene encoding uncharacterized protein LOC110639734 isoform X3, producing the protein MDSKDDVNLNSTEVQAESKVKDKEVSALVDVETPDEMEEDNRKRHLNVVSIGHVDAGKSTIGGQILLLSGQVDDRTIQKYEKEAKEKSRESWYMAYIMDTNEEERIKGITVEVGRAHFETETTRFTILDAPGHKSYVPNMISGASQADIGILVIAARKGEFETGYERGGQTREHVQLAKTLGVSKLLVVVNKMDDPTVNWSKERYDEIEAKMIPFLRSSGYNVKKDVQFLPISGLLGANMKTRVEKSVCPWWNGPCLFEALDAIEVPPRDPKGPFRMPIIDKFKDMGTVVMGRAESGTVTEGDSLLVMPNKTRVKVVAVYCDENKVRRAGPGENLRVRLSGIDDEDILAGFVMSSVAKPIASVTEFVAQLQILELLDNAIFTAGYKAVLHIHSVVEECEIVELLKQIDPKTKKPMKKKVLFVKNGAVIVCRVQVNNLICIEKFTDFPQLGRFTLRTEGKTVAVGKVIDLSSGSTF; encoded by the exons ATGG ATTCCAAAGATGATGTTAATCTGAACTCTACAGAAGTGCAGGCTGAGTCAAAAG TGAAAGATAAGGAAGTATCTGCACTGGTAGATGTTGAAACGCCAGACGAGATGGAAGAAGACAATAGGAAGCGGCACCTGAATGTGGTTTCTATTGGCCATGTTG ATGCTGGCAAGTCCACAATTGGAGGTCAGATACTTTTGCTCAGTGGTCAGGTTGATGATcgtacaatccaaaaatatgagAAAGAAGCTAAGGAAAAGAGTAGAGAAAGCTG GTACATGGCATATATTATGGATACTAATGAAGAGGAAAGGATTAAG GGTATAACAGTTGAAGTTGGAAGAGCACATTTTGAAACAGAGACAACTAGATTTACAATTTTAGATGCACCA GGTCACAAGAGTTATGTTCCTAATATGATTAGTGGAGCATCTCAAGCTGATATTGGTATATTG GTGATTGCTGCTCGGAAAGGAGAATTTGAAACTGGGTATGAGAGAGGTGGGCAGACCCGTGAGCATGTTCAGCTGGCAAAGACATTGGGGGTGTCTAAGCTTCTTGTTGTTGTAAATAAAATGGATGATCCCACTGTAAACTGGTCAAAGGAAAG GTATGATGAAATTGAAGCAAAGATGATACCATTTCTGAGGTCTTCAGGCTACAATGTGAAGAAAG ATGTCCAGTTCCTGCCAATATCTGGTTTGCTTGGTGCAAACATGAAAACCAGAGTGGAAAAAAGCGTGTGTCCATGGTGGAATGGCCCCTGTCTTTTCGAAGCTCTTGATGCCATTGAAGTTCCTCCACGGGATCCAAAAGGTCCTTTCAG GATGCCTATTATTGACAAATTTAAAGATATGGGAACTGTAGTCATGGGCAGAGCAGAATCTGGTACTGTGACTGAGGGTGATTCCTTGCTGGTCATGCCAAATAAG ACTCGGGTGAAAGTTGTTGCTGTATATTGTGATGAAAACAAAGTTAGACGTGCAGGGCCTGGAGAAAATCTTCGTGTTAGGTTATCTGGGATTGATGACGAGGATATATTGGCAGGTTTTGTCATGTCTAGTGTTG CAAAGCCAATAGCCTCGGTTACAGAATTTGTTGCTCAGTTGCAGATCCTCGAATTGCTGGACAAT GCAATTTTTACAGCTGGCTATAAAGCTGTTTTGCATATTCATTCTGTAGTTGAGGAATGTGAGATTGTTGAACTACTAAAACAAATTGATCCGAAGACAAAGAAACCTATGAAAAAGAAAGTTCTCTTTGTGAAGAATGGTGCTGTTATTGTGTGCCGCGTTCAG GTAAATAACTTGATATGCATTGAGAAGTTTACAGATTTTCCTCAACTCGGCAGGTTTACTCTTCGTACTGAGG GGAAAACGGTTGCAGTGGGGAAAGTGATTGACCTTTCTTCTGGTTCTACTTTTTAA